The genomic window CTGTTTTTGCTGTCGTCAAGATTTGTGAACTGATTTTACCCTGGCAAAGGAGAAAATACAATATTACAGTCTGGACTGGCTGTCATTCCTCATTTATCAGCTGATGAATGTTATCAGAAGTGACAGAGAGAAGGTGAGGGCAGTGAGACAAGTGCTGCATTTTAATTGGATGGAAATTCAAGGTTGAATTTACTGTCTAACTTTTAGCTACTTcttgttgtgctttctttttacgCACCTAATATAATTACAGTTCACATATTGGTTACAGCTTAACAGTTCCAACTGGTTATAAGGGGACCCTATTTTTATTCGTGGTGATATTCTGGCCTCCAATGGTCAAAAATATTATTacacatgattttattttggtattttaatccTGTTGAttaaataactgattaaaaCTGCAATTATATGATATGTTATTTGTATTCAATAACAggatattttattcaaataatttgcaATATAGAAAATGCTCATAACATATCACAGAAGTCAATTTGACATTATGCTGTATAAGTTCAGAGCTCAGTTCAGTAGACAGATACTCATGGTGTTTTCCATATATGACTTTACATCGAACTTATTTGATCTAGTTGTATTTCATTGATTCAAAGTTGGAAAAATCGAAGTGAGAAATCCCAGAGTAACCTCAAGGTCCAAGTCCAAGTCCAACCGCATGTTCTGTATACCTTAAATATACAGATTTAATGTATATCTCATCAAATCTCTCAcatgttttgctaaatttattttgatatagTTGTTAGTCTGATGTGGGAATTACATCGCCCCAATTTAACAGCTTTCTAGTTGCAAGTTGAAAAATCAGTTGTATCTGTAATACAATGTGTTGCACATACCAATATCAGTGACTTTATCTTTATTTCATGAATTTGAACTCtacaataaaaatgtccacaaattatacttaaaatgtttatcaCAGTCTTTTATACAAGCTGTCAGAAATCCCAATGAAAACCCATTATTTTGTTGACGTTTAGAAGCAGTCATATTTGGATTTGAACCAGTGTTAGCATGAGGTGGTAGCTTTCTAAGCTAAAATTCCAAACTTGAAGTTAATTTTGTGAAATGgaagttgaacattttaatttccaacTATGAATCCAACTCACTAAAGGTACTGTGTAAGGCATTTGTGGACGTTCTCCTTTAATACCTAAATTGCACAGAATAACTTTCAATATATTACTCTTGCTCTGCCAATATTCAATAGCTTGGAATAAGTATTAGTACCTTTTAGTGGATTCCCAACTTCCAAGACCAAGATGGATGTGACTTATTTTCAGAAATAGATTTCAAACTTCCGAGGTAACTAGAACGCACCGTCTGTTTGTCGCTCTTGTTTCCAGCGTTGTGATTGGTTTATTTGTTCCGGCGCCAAAAACCAGGAAGTGTGGTGGAAGCGCTGTAAAACGGGagaattaaattgtttttattccgTTCCTTGTTTATCTTTGGTCTCACCTTTACTCACATGGACACACCATCTTATTTTCCCGTACCACCCGGTGTGGGGATGGAGGAGAATTTTTTGTCTCTCGACGACATTTTGCTCTCCCAGGAGAGACTGCCTGTCCGGACGGAGTGCGTTTTCCCCCGACTTGGATTTCTGGAGAAGTCTAGTGATTCACAGGACATTCCAGAGGTTGGTTGAGTTTTCTGCAAAATTAAACTACAATGACCTATGGCACAGCATTTATCTCTAAATTATTGTCTTTACTTTATTATGTACTTAAAAGTTACTGAGGCATAAATAATATGGAATTCAACCGAACGTCTCGCCGATCTCAATTCAGTGTTCTtagtttttaatagttttagtCGTTTTAACTAATCATTGCTGttctaaaaattacatttttggtgTTCAAGAATAAATACTACTCCCTCGTAAAGTCGGCGCAAATGTAATCTTCTTTGGCtaacttttaatcaaaactcAACTTTTTTGGGAAGTTAGTCACTTATAATCCGATTTATTCAAATTACACAATTACTTTTTTCAGTTGTTCGATTGAATAGCGCCCCCAAAGTTTATTTACATAGATATAAACAACCTTATATTTATGAATTAGCcttagtttaatttattgaacaaGATTGTCTTTGTCTGACATCACAATTTGTTGGATTCGAAACATTTCAGAATgccaaaaaatacaacaaaaaaagtttgaaatcgTGAACCTTTGAATCtagttttctgtctttgtgtttcatTAAACTAACATACCTTTAAAGTGGACCCAACATATGACACTGTTGCCTTGTAGTTAGGTCATAATGATCAGGTGTTTTCTCTGTGGCATTTCAtgccttttttgtgtgtttgttttttgtacatGTGTGGGTCTGTCCTCTGGAttctcccacaatccaaaaacatgaatattagGAAAATTAGTGACTGAGCTGCCCTTAGTTATTAGTTCTATGTATCTTTGTGATGGACTCATAACCTGACCAGTTTGAACCCTGTCTCTGGCATGTCAAGCACAGAGAAAGACTTAAATCTACATGTGACAAAGCACAGAATTAAGCACATATTAAAGCTGAATGATTGAATATCACGaagagttgaaaaaaaaatgttttaaggtaTTTGTATTTGGCTCATTTGCCTTCACGAACAACAGTTTGGAGAGCGGCCTGTTGGCGCCTAAGAGCCTGTTTACTACACTAAGCgctctttctttcctttcaggGCACAAAGATGGAGCTTCCTCTATGGCTCTGCAAGGGTCTATatgagaagaagaggaaggtgTTGTCTGTGGAGCTTCCTAAAATCTACAAAGAAGGCTGGAGGACCGTGTTCACGGCAGACCCCAACGTGGTGGACTTGCATAAGATGGGGCCCTACTACTACGGCTTGGGCTCCCAGATGCTGCATTTTGACAGTCCGGAAAACCCAGACATCGCAAACGCCTTGTTACAGGTATGAGCGGCTGGGTGGAAGTGCAGTAGTTACCAGCATGAGTCCGTTTCTGAAGATAACCCCCCAGTGGAAAACGATAAATGCTGTCAGTCAGACAAATGTACACTGATTAGATGTCATTTGCTGTGATTTATGTTCGTCTTAGAGGAGGTGGGACGTCTTTGCAGATTGTTAATTGTGTGTCTGACCTTTAGGTGAGGAGACAAACCTGCTCACTTCTGATGAGGACAGAAGCCAATAAGTTTCTTCATTAATTTACAATTTACCAAGCGTACACGGCAGCATGTTTTATTAACTGCCACCAACAGCAGGCATTTTCTTACCTTTTCAGTGCGTGAACGAGTTATCTTTAATTTAACCTGTAAGTTTGATATTTAGATCAAAATTCTGATACAGGTTTAGCAGCCCAGATGTCTTTTCTGCTCCATTTCCTTTTTACCAAACGTCAGAAGGCAAGGCAGTGTTATTGATCTCTATCACCACTAGAGGGTGCAGCAAaccaatacatttattttgagagGCAGCATCGCCCTCTTCCACTTTTCttctaacatttttaaacaattttgcctgtagaagaaaaaaattccagATGGGAtcgacttaaaaaaaaaataataaaaaaatggaaagcatCACtcatattaaaatacatttactacAAACTGCGATTGTGACCTTCTCACTCTGTCGTCCCTCCAGACGTTCATCGGCCGCTTTAGGCGAACGATGGACTCCTCCCAGAATGCCTACAATGAAGACACATCTGTGCTGGTGGGGCGACTGGACTGCTTGGAGAAGGTTCTGTTCAGGTCCGGTCAGAACGGCCTGAACGGCTTCCAGTGCTGGGAGAAGGGCCAGGCCGCACAGCTCACTGCCTCCAGCCTGGTTCTGAACTACCGCAAGAGGAAACTCGTCGATGTTCAGTCCTGACCTCGGCCCGCTCGTACCGGGTCGATAGGAGCAGATTTAGTCAGGACGACGTCCTCCTCCACACCTGACCCAAAGAGACTAGAGGCACGAGGACCCTGGCTGAAATGCAGAcatgtttaattaataattGGGGCACAATTTTTAGtgtataaatattgtttttatgaatgagaAGTAAAGGTTTtacagttctttttttctttacattgaaGCCCTTAATTTGCCCTAAAATTAATCACAACTTGGTGATCAAACCAATAGGGAATAAAGCACATCCCATTGTAAATGAAACGGTAAAGGTGAGATTAACAAAACCAGTCATGGTTCTTCTTTAACCAGCCTTTTGCTGCATCTGCTGCATTGCCCTTCTAAGAGGATAACGGTATTAGTCCAGATGTTTTTCTCCACAGCAGTAATTCCCATCAGAagctgttaaagaaaaaaaaaaacatctggtgTCGATCCTAAAGTTTTCCAGTTGTCTAGTGTGATGAAGacccaaaaccaaatttttcttggagttttttttttttttttttttcccggcTTTGACAAATTAATCAATTGAGATAAATTCAGGCCAGATAAGCTGTAGGAAAGTGCGCTGACTGTTTTCCCATCAATGCTTGTTCAACTTTAGCAGCAGATGGATTTGAGAATGCAAGACTTTTGGTCAATATCCTTATTAGATAATGAGTTCCAGGCTGTGTGTGTAATCTCCAGTGTTGATATTGTGTCAGTGGCTGATGACTTAAAACCTCGGATGGCTCTGACAGGTCGTCACTGACTTCAATTCACAGGCTTTGTCCTCCATTTAAGAGGTAATTTCCTCCCACACTGACTCGCCATCAGTTCCCAGATGATCTGCCATCTGACTTTAACAATTGCACCCGAGACGCATCCTGATTCATCCAtttgtggggttgcttctcatctaaggaattgatttatttatttatatatatatatttttttatttctctgcaagGAGAATTCAAAGGTGGGGCAAAATGTCTTTCGTcggacacttttttttccaatgtgcCAGACATGATTTGGTGATCTGTAAATTTCCACCCTTAAGTAGTACTGTGATAACAAAGCAGCTCGAATATCATAACGTTGATTTTGGACCTGTAGCAAAATCTGTGCAGATTTGAACCCTTCTGGAAACCGATTACTCAAGTCCAAACCTGGGGCATAAATCCCAACATTCTAAAATGGAAATTATATGAAAAAACAACTTGCttgaaaaagaagtaaaatcatGAAACgtgcatgtttaaaaatgaaaatttcttctacatttaatgtttaaaaatggcaATAAGAGTATATATCACTTACTTAAATGTTCGGTGTAATACAttgtgaaaaaccttttttttaaaaaaaaaaaaaaacaacttagaaTCAGTTAGGTAatccacacagaaacaaagaaaagctcACATTAGAGATAGcagctattgtttttttttactcttatgaATTATTTCAGCATGCATCTAGTTCTAAGCTGTATGAAAGAAGTAATTAATGTGCGTATTCTtgtattttatgattattacCCAGGAAGCAGCTCCATGTAATGAATACAGTAGAGTCTGTTCACAGTGTGCAGATTGAGGTCCCTTCTAAATCACCAACTGTTGTGGGGAGTCAGAAATGACCACCTGCCAAGCACCAAATGCTGCTAAAATGTGTCACTGggttacacacacacgcaacacAATGTCCGAGTtattgagaaaatatttcattctgaATGCATTTACAGAGCATGTTCAACAAAACTGCAAGTGCATTAGTTTTTGATTACAATCCTCAtggtactttttattttttttagccgtaaaaaaatatatagctcTCCTGAGAGTAAATGAGAGATTAACAAGTTATTTGATGAGGCGCTGAAAAGtagcatttttgtttattctgagCACAAAATTAACTTCTTTTAACCTgccctttaatattttaagtttctttataaaagaaagaaaacaaacatctttacTGGTTTGagaaagataatttttttcattgagGGAGACCCttgaaaattaaactgaaatttttcagtttatctTATATCTGCTAAATTATGTCTAATTCTTTACATCACACATTTCTAatccaatttatttaatatttttaaaaaccctaatagaatatttcagttttagcaGTATTGCATTATCATTTATATGGTGGTTTCTATGACAACCATAGGCCAACTACGGTAATAATATTCAGCCAACTAAAGGactaaatacagaaataatttgaCACAGCAGTTCTCGATAATCATTGTCATTCATTACTTAAAGATGATGGTTATGAGCTTTAATATGGAACATTTTTACAGCTGCTCTCAGTGTTTTAACATaaaccaagaaaataaaattatgtaaaagctagtttttatgaaaaaaacaaataacagagTTCAAAGATTGTAGACTCAGTGGTAGAGTTTCAGACTCAGATTCTCcgtaacaaaacaatttgattttCAGGCTGGTGTGACGCGCAGCCAGCAGGTCCTGACCACATGACCTCAGCTACCTGCTCTGGACCTAGATAGACATGTAAATGTCCTCAAATCAAGCTGGTGCTCATCAGTCTAATCcataagagcaaaaaaaaaaaaaatgattccaGTGTCACCAGACTACATCAGTCATCCAATTGCTGCGAATGAAAACTCACTTTTCTGCATCCCTGCAAACATTACAAATgttagacattttttgttttcacgttTAAAGATAATCTTTTAACAAGCTTCAGATTACTGCTATTGAATGTGCTATTCATTACAATAATACACGCTGTCTTGTTTGCTCTTGTTCTTTGTGttggcttttaaaatgttggactTGTAACATCAGGAGGCACATAAGTGGAActaattacatttgtttaaaaaaaaaaacttccggTTGAACCAGTAGGCCAGCGATGCACAATAACACAATCTGCAACATGTTCATGCATCTGAAAGACAAAATCTGGGCTTAACCCACATGAACAATGccttcagtaaataaaaaacacaagttatTTAGATAAGGTGTTATAGAAATCATGTTGAATAAAATTACCCGCATGCACATGCTTCCTCCCGCTTCTACAGTTATTTAATAATTAAGAACACTGActtcaaattaaattgtctCTACAATTTAATTTGAGATGGACCGGTTCCTAACTAGCACTGCACgtcatcatttaatttttttcacataactGAATCAAATCGTCATATTAGGTTGATTAGAgggaaaatgacacaaatcacTTCAATTGCCAACCATCGCTCCCCCCATCAGTTCAGGAACATTTTCACCATTATATTGTAAATGTTCtgcatttgcagaaaatgtccTTTTGTTTAAGGGTTGTGTAAAGTCATCCAGAATGTGAGGGTGGCTGGATCCTGGTAGCACGCCGCCGTGTTAAACATGGGTCAGATGATGGATTTAGATGGTAGGTCACTGGTTATGTAAATATTGACATTCCCTCTGGTACTGTCACTATTGACCCTGACAGAGGACCAAACAAGCATTCATCACATCACTGCTGGCAGAGTGGTGCTATTTTTGCAACACGTCAGCAAGATGATTAAatatctagctagctagctagcgaGGTAGGTAGGTAGCTAGCTAGATAGATAACTAGCggtatttttttgtgtggtatttttttaaaggtttggaTGCAGCCAGTTCTTAAAATTGGCTGTAAACAGCAAACGATTCACTTGAAAAGTGGCCCATATTCCATTCTTGTTGGTGTGCAACAAACTATGAAATAATTGACTCCAGAACAACAGGAAACAGCAATTTGATTGGTCAGTCATGCCTACAAACATTCATAGGTATGtcctttctacaaaaaaaaactgacgtttatttatttcatcaaaCTATTGCATGTGTAGCTCATTCTTAAGTAAGAAGCAAGAAAGTTCACACAAGAATTTATTTTGCCCTCTCCTAACGACTGATTTGTTATATTCCAGAACAAGTTGCCTGCTATTTTGTCCCTCTTAAGGTTTATTTCAGCACCTGTATCATAACCGTATTGAACAAATCACAGTccttgtccatccatccatccattttctcacacccttgtccctcagtgaggtCGGGAGGGGTACAGTCCTTGTAActttaatgaatttaatttatttccttagACCGACACCTTCCTGCCTGACAGCAGATCCATTATGCCCATCCGTGGATCCTGATGGGCAGCCTCAGCCAAAGGTTTGGCTGAAGCAAAGGGCAGACTGAGGGCGAGCGTCCAGAAAGCTGACATACCAGACACTAATCCTGCTTCTTTAAGGGCCTCTGACATTTGGTATTTGTTGAAAAAGCATTTGCATACACAATAACATACTGAGAGGAGTCCAAGGCTCACTTTTGTCTCTCAACCTTACATACAAGCTCCTaaattgtaatttcatttatattatTGCCAATATTTCATTGAAGGATCGTTCACAGTGTCTCCCAGCTTACCGTACAGGTTGACATAAATCACAAGAGTGTTTACGTCACAAAGTCTCCTCACAGCTCTTAAGCATATGACTaggaataaaaacactgaagattTAAAACCTTAGAACAATGAGTTTTTTACAAAGACAGCAGAAATAAcgtaaaactgcagtttttttttttgacaaattaaagGATCTATAAAACATACTTTCAAACATGAAAGCAAAACCTCTGAATATTTAATTACCAGAGTCACAGCAGTTCAAACGGGGGCAGGAAGGTCAgacttcaaatttaaatattagataTTTTTGCCGCTAGCTCGTTTGAAATTTTTTTGAGCTGAATGAGACTGGCTCGTTATAAAAAGATGAAGCTTAATATTTAAACCCAGGTCTCACCATGTCCATATTAATAACACGTATTAGGACACCAGtggccaattaaaaaaaaaaaaaaagataaagatatGAAGCTGATTAAGAGTATTCCTAAAACATCGTAGTCTAACGGTTCATGACTTCCAGCTAAGGGGGAGAAAGTCTGGagccaaacaggaaaaaaaaaataggaatagATGGATTacaaaggcttttaaaaaatatatattacatttattagaACCTTGTTAACATGAAACACACCTACATTTAACCTTGTTTTACTCATTAAACAAAAGACttgagcaaaatgtgttttctagtTGATGAAAAGGTTATAACTCAGCTGAAATAACATCAGTGAGACCCTTGTAGCCAGCTGCCAGTCTCTGACAGTCCTGAAGACACTTTCACTTACACCTGTAAGATGTTTGAGGGCTTTTTTggatgttcattttaaaatcactcCAAAGCATCTTACTGTTGACTTTGTTAactgactttgactaggccaaggACTATCCATTTCTTAATGCACACCCCTTATTTGAAGACTGACATGAGActatcataaacatgacataacatctgttatgaccatgaaggagtctttgtgaatatttataactgttgtcacgaagtgtcatttggtaagtaatgacactttcaatgcaaagttggcacatttaaaacagttttaatgcaacttttaatgttactttgcaataaaaaattcattatttaccaaatgacacttcatgacaacagtcacaaATAGTCGtaactccttcatgttcatgacagtgatAAGTCCGTCTtgtgcacaccccttcaaataaagtgttacccttaATTCTAGGCCAATCCTTGCTGGATCTTCTCATATGTTTTAGGTTATTGTCAAGTTGTAGGTTTGgattctgctgcagctttttatttttttatttttttatttttgcatatagTCTCATTTTCCTCAAGTCCTCATATAATTCTCAGTGGATTGCATGGAAGCAAGATGTCCAGGTCCTGCTACAGCAATCTATCTTCAAACCATGGCATTTCCATCTGAGTTGGTGTGATGTTCTCTTCCTGGAATGCTGTACTTGATTTATACCAAACACCTCCCCTGTTCCGTGTCCATGGAAATTGGTTTTAGAGATAAAGTACAACAAACTACTGGTACCTAGTACGAAAATACCATCCTCAACCTTTGAAGTCTAGTGAGAGGAGTAGTTTTCAGTGAGCAGATCTTGTGGATAggatttgtgtttctttaatcttttttagttaaagttaaaaaataaaaatatggtgAGCCTGATTAATCTACCTACTTATCTTACTTATCCAAGGATTAGTGGATGTTGTGAGTGAGTTCTGTCATGAGTTTCATgagcataaaaatgtaatatgacTTTCTTGTAATTGGGATTCCAAACTTAAtaaagcatcttttttgtttcctgtcgAGTATTTTTGCAGGTGGTTAGTTTGAAAGAAGCTTTGTCAAAGGAGTTTATGATCGACATGACACCTgaacacataaaacatgtaaataccTGGAAAAGGCTACACCATTAACAAGCATCTCCAATGCCACTGTGCTGGAAACTCCTCACATTATCAGTTCACTATCATATTATAATTCCAAGATAATATGATGGACTTATCATAATATCTCCATTATTTTTTCTACTGCACCACCCTTTGGCCCCTTAAGCTGATGTCCCTGAGGTggggagagacagagaaagaaaaaaaagagacagccAGGAAGTCTGAAGAGACGAGTCGTCAGAAGACAGCAGGAGGGGaacaggagaagaaaaggaaaaaaggcagCAGCCAGACACATCTCAGCAATGAGGTGTGAAGATTAGCTGTATCTGAGGCAACGCCCCCGCTATGCTCTCCAAATAAATATTATCTCCCTCTCAAGCCCTCCTCCCCTGGTTTCGGCTTGAGCAACAGCTCGTACAATGGCATGCTGTGGGGACGGTGAGGGGGGAGCTGCAGGGGGGGGCGTACTCTGTTGGCCTCGCCTTATTATCTGAAGCAGGTGGCTGGCAGCAGGGAGGAAAAAATGGGCAGCTCCTTGGAAGCCTCTGATAAAAACCACCATTGTAAAAACTTATGTCTGTAGCAATCCTGAAGTTTGATGTATAAGAACTTCATGAATCATCTTGTCCTGAATTTATGCCAACCTAATGGACGTCACACTGGATTAGAAAGAGTTTGTTGTGGCTAGTTAATTAGGCGCATATAAACAACATATTCATAAATGCGTAAATAACGATGTGTGTACGCTCAAGCTTTGATGTCATGTTGGTTTATTACTGTAGTCGTGGATTATGTTGGAGAATGGTCGCATCTGTGACCATGCAGCTATAAAAATGTAGCCTGTGCACATATAGCTTTGATACGTGATTACGGTGGTCGTAGTGCCAAACTGGCATTGGTTGATATTCAGGTACAACTGCATCCTGACGTGGTCTGCGAAAGTTATATCAGCGTTGGGCCTGGTATGTGGTGCAGTTGAGACAAAAGAGCAAACACTTGTGAATTTTTGTGCACTTCTCTTGACTACCTTTGTGCAATGAGATTATTGTGATATCTTGTAACTTTCTTGAACTGTACTAAGATATGTAGTTATGTTTATACAAAGGAAAACTGAATACTGAAGTTTGATCAACAAGCACCTTCTGAACACTGAAGTTTTATATATAAAGCCAAAGTGATGTAAGTTACTCCTCAATGTACGTCATATAAACATCTGAGGAATTCAAAGTAATATACTGAGTTCACTATGAGCAGCTCACTTTAATAGCCCTTATTTTCTATACATCTTTCATGCAGACTCTCACAGTCGGCTAAATCTACAGAGGCCACTTTGCAGTATGACCGAGTGATGAGTCATTCTAATAATAACAGTGGCTCGGTCCTCCCAGGGGTCAGTCTGTCTGCTGGCAGCCGACACACGGTGCTCTCCTGTGGCGTTACTGCATTGAGTGAAAGCTTTTTAGGTTTCGATCAATAGGAGTGAACATTTGGGACAAGCATGGGCTGGCTTTGACAGCCCCACATGGAGTTCTAAGTCACTTCCACTGTGTTTGAACAATTTATGGTTTCTTTGTGCAGGTATGAGTGTAGGCTGTACAGATATGCATACATAAAGAGGGCTTTTAGTGATAGAGCCGAACCTTTTGCACTGCTCTGAATAATGTTTCGGTGTGAAGACTTCATACCCGATGAATGAGATCTGCATATGAATTTATTAGCACTGTGAGCAAATGAAGACCatttgtttttggggttttttttgttttgttttagattaaacttttttttttttgttgcatttatttatgcaatAGTGTATTATTGTCTCCAAATCTTTGAATGACTCTTTAGATACATTGCCTTCTGCTTATAAAAGATTGGCTTGCAGCAACAGATCCAGGAGGAACGCTGAGACGTTTTCATTCTCCAAATGCAGGCCTCTCAAGTCAGATCCAAatttgatgattatggtttTTGCctgatgaaaactgaaaacgtAGTTTATCCAAACAAAATGTGTATTAAGAccaattgattaaaaataagacTTTCAATGCATCAATTATATATTAAGGTATGTACACAAATGGGGAAGACTATTGACCGCTGTTCAGGTGATAGAAACTATTCCTCAACACAACTTAAATTCTGTAGGGACTTACTGAAAGAGGAATGTGGTAATAAGGAGGTGTGGAATCTGACATGTTTTGATTGCTGCATGCTGCAGTGCATGTTGGATGTGTTTCTTTGTTGAGTCATGTTGGTCCTGTAGCTGTAGTTTAGCCTCACGCAGGTCAAGTGGGCTCAGCTGGCTCCACTGTGGCCGTCAGGATCATAAAGCACAAAGCTGTGTGAGGTGCTGATCTGCTTGCCTGTTGACCATCTGGGAATGTGAGAA from Poecilia reticulata strain Guanapo linkage group LG6, Guppy_female_1.0+MT, whole genome shotgun sequence includes these protein-coding regions:
- the gins3 gene encoding DNA replication complex GINS protein PSF3, with amino-acid sequence MDTPSYFPVPPGVGMEENFLSLDDILLSQERLPVRTECVFPRLGFLEKSSDSQDIPEGTKMELPLWLCKGLYEKKRKVLSVELPKIYKEGWRTVFTADPNVVDLHKMGPYYYGLGSQMLHFDSPENPDIANALLQTFIGRFRRTMDSSQNAYNEDTSVLVGRLDCLEKVLFRSGQNGLNGFQCWEKGQAAQLTASSLVLNYRKRKLVDVQS